The following proteins are encoded in a genomic region of Oreochromis aureus strain Israel breed Guangdong linkage group 8, ZZ_aureus, whole genome shotgun sequence:
- the cdc42ep1a gene encoding cdc42 effector protein 1 — MNLQEKLSGLKGLVSHSHSKRRHKGDLTVDMISPPLGDFRHTMHVGRGGDVFGDTSFLSNHGGTANGNNGETDSVSSPDNKIGAFFSRTLRQIRRGSDNRPREASKDFSPPPPAISPIIKNAISLPRLDVDMPNGSPTTKVLFPSSQNTPEEKKSSYGLESGFVTLPRLSRSERQQPSISIPTSCSTNIHRGSLTDPSDIILSTCSAYVETSDPCRTTAFSDSLPSLTSLDTFTFDLGPSLMSEVFSLIDGHPEERSHTWEGEEIGSACGLTAEGSEMDSLATISYVDSLLKEDCGGGKIPHGAQWEEEEGSAMESNEVGLSVKVPDVVMGSPERGMMGVRMESKRFQSATDVLARHYGAGLLKGQSRAETGDSEFMSQPRKKMSYSYVDDEDEIKV; from the exons ATGAATCTTCAGGAAAAGCTGTCAGGTCTGAAGGGTCTGGTCTCACATTCCCACAGCAAGCGTCGCCATAAAGGAGACCTAACGGTGGACATGATTAGCCCTCCTCTGGGAGACTTCCGCCACACCATGCACGTGGGCCGCGGTGGCGATGTATTTGGGGACACATCCTTCCTCAGCAATCACGGCGGGACTGCCAACGGGAACAATGGGGAAACTGATTCTGTTTCCAGTCCTGACAACAAGATTGGAGCTTTCTTCTCCAGGACCCTCCGTCAAATCAGGAGGGGCTCTGACAATCGACCCAGAGAGGCATCCAAGGATTTCTCTCCACCGCCTCCTGCCATTTCTCCCATCATCAAAAATGCCATCTCCCTTCCCAGGCTGGATGTGGATATGCCTAATGGAAGCCCCACCACCAAGGTGCTCTTCCCCAGTTCTCAAAACACGCCTGAGGAGAAGAAAAGCTCTTATG GTCTGGAGTCTGGTTTCGTCACCTTGCCTCGTCTTTCGCGCTCTGAGCGTCAGCAGCCGTCCATCTCCATCCCCACCTCCTGCTCCACCAACATTCACCGCGGCTCTCTGACCGATCCCTCTGACATCATCTTGTCCACCTGCTCCGCCTATGTTGAAACTTCCGACCCCTGTCGCACCACTGCCTTCTCCgactcccttccttccctcaccTCCCTGGATACCTTCACCTTTGACCTCGGCCCCTCCCTCATGAGTGAGGTATTTAGCCTCATCGATGGCCACCCGGAGGAGCGCAGCCACACCTGGGAGGGAGAGGAGATAGGGTCAGCATGCGGGCTGACCGCTGAAGGTTCAGAAATGGACTCCTTGGCCACAATCTCATACGTGGATTCATTGCTGAAGGAAGACTGTGGGGGCGGAAAGATCCCACATGGGGCCCAgtgggaagaggaggaggggagcGCAATGGAGTCGAATGAAGTCGGGCTTTCTGTTAAAGTTCCTGATGTAGTGATGGGGTCTCCTGAGCGGGGAATGATGGGAGTAAGGATGGAGAGCAAACGATTTCAGAGTGCTACAGACGTGCTCGCTCGTCACTATGGTGCCGGCCTCTTAAAGGGACAGAGCAGGGCTGAGACCGGAGATTCAGAGTTCATGAGCCAGCCAAGGAAGAAAATGTCCTACAGTTATGTAGATGACGAGGACGAAATTAAAGTCTGA